The following coding sequences lie in one Hyalangium ruber genomic window:
- a CDS encoding POTRA domain-containing protein, with product MCLLVAGVALAQEPSPSASEDVELEASVAPAVLEVELSLPPGSDPRSLTELFELVMVRRGQVLSPLAVRRSVERLWNTGRFTDVVARVVDVPGGVRLVFQLTPVQRLSRLVIEGNVVLRDDEIRDASGLQEGAPLDPDGLDTALAAIEEAYIRKGYDQAQVKMTQEPTPGGVVLVFTLEEGEPTRLGRVTLTGSFGLPLPRLMEALGLEVGAVFDRARLDAGLERLRAVLREQRYYRARVGTPLVTPEKGVATVALPVSAGPRYTFHFHGNHRFPSALLQRVLSYDGTEALDPGMMEHLARRVATFYRYRGFHDVRVTPREVRRPDHEEAVLAFDIEEGHPLVVTQVRFQGNRALPSGVLREVLAERVRASEPLPDVALPLRDDPLQLDGRDTRGPRSLPLAPDPHTVFVEDAYLEAAEVLTEAYRERGFPNARVSFRHLDLDVAGRTAVAEFVVEEGPETRVGEVIVEGLPAGLSAEGLELRRGDSLSEEAVDRARQGLVRLLARAGYLFARVEVEAQPGGEDPWDMKVRVVVEPGPQVRVGRIIMQGLARTDERTVRAHLDLEVGRTLDLEKLGEGRRRLARLNIFRQVEVQLREPNRREEIKDILVTVQERPRIDGEVSGGYFLVDGPRVTLDTAFPNVDGQGLNLLARAKVNYVGWSAEALSGRYSLDSGQDASLQGWDGFGGRGSVSLTQPRLNLFLPFEIGGRADFIGERVHRPSYLSTRFAAVAGLDWAAARWLSLSLQYELEHNRLKSRGGVLRVPSRADQERLRFPYGVFTLHSLRPSATLDFRDDPTNPRRGLLISTSAELTRDLSVAPTDAQGASAPDFPINEVKLSSSVSVYAPLGRRASIALSARAGTIIQLTDGAQSIGSKLFYLGGSSSLRGFREDGVLPEDQREDVRQQLIDCRAIIDPSGCPEALEAVLSGQAPISQGGELFTLGKLELRLPAVSSVDLGLFFEAGNLWVDRTNFDPSALRYTAGVGLRYVTPVGPLAFDVGVNLDRDEAINEPTSQFHFSIGVF from the coding sequence GTGTGCCTGCTGGTGGCCGGCGTGGCCCTGGCGCAGGAGCCGTCCCCGAGCGCCTCGGAGGACGTGGAGCTCGAGGCGTCCGTGGCGCCCGCGGTGCTGGAGGTGGAGCTGAGCCTGCCGCCGGGCTCGGACCCCCGGAGCCTGACCGAGCTGTTCGAGCTGGTGATGGTCCGTCGGGGGCAGGTGCTCTCGCCGCTGGCGGTGCGCCGCAGCGTGGAGCGCCTGTGGAACACGGGCCGCTTCACGGACGTGGTGGCCCGGGTGGTGGACGTGCCTGGCGGCGTACGGCTGGTGTTCCAGCTCACGCCGGTGCAGCGGCTCTCGCGGCTCGTCATTGAGGGCAACGTCGTCCTGCGGGACGATGAGATCCGCGACGCCAGTGGCCTCCAGGAAGGGGCGCCGTTGGACCCCGACGGGTTGGACACCGCCCTCGCGGCCATCGAAGAGGCCTACATCCGCAAGGGCTATGACCAGGCCCAGGTGAAGATGACCCAGGAGCCCACGCCGGGTGGCGTCGTCCTGGTGTTCACGCTCGAGGAGGGCGAGCCCACCCGGCTGGGCCGCGTGACGCTCACGGGCAGCTTCGGGCTGCCGCTGCCCCGGCTGATGGAAGCGCTGGGGCTGGAGGTGGGCGCGGTGTTCGACCGGGCCCGGCTCGATGCCGGCCTGGAGCGGCTGCGCGCGGTGCTGCGTGAGCAGCGCTACTACCGGGCGCGGGTGGGCACTCCGCTCGTGACTCCGGAGAAGGGCGTCGCGACGGTGGCTCTGCCGGTCTCCGCCGGCCCGCGCTACACCTTCCACTTCCACGGCAACCACCGCTTCCCGTCCGCGCTGCTGCAGCGCGTGCTGTCCTACGACGGCACGGAGGCGCTGGATCCGGGGATGATGGAGCACCTGGCGCGACGGGTGGCAACGTTCTACCGCTACCGTGGCTTCCACGATGTGCGCGTCACACCGCGCGAGGTGCGCCGGCCGGACCACGAGGAAGCGGTGCTTGCCTTCGACATCGAGGAGGGCCACCCGCTCGTCGTGACGCAGGTGCGGTTCCAGGGCAACCGGGCGCTGCCCAGCGGCGTGCTGCGCGAGGTGCTCGCCGAGCGCGTCCGTGCCAGCGAGCCGCTGCCCGACGTGGCGCTGCCGCTGCGGGACGATCCGCTCCAGCTCGATGGGCGCGACACGCGAGGTCCGCGCTCCCTGCCTCTCGCGCCGGATCCGCACACGGTCTTCGTGGAGGATGCGTACTTGGAGGCCGCGGAGGTGCTGACCGAGGCCTACCGCGAGCGTGGCTTCCCGAACGCCCGGGTGAGCTTCCGCCACCTGGATCTGGACGTGGCGGGGCGCACGGCGGTGGCCGAGTTCGTGGTGGAGGAGGGGCCGGAGACGCGGGTGGGCGAGGTCATCGTCGAGGGGCTGCCGGCGGGCCTCAGCGCCGAGGGGCTGGAGCTGCGCCGGGGCGACTCGCTGAGCGAGGAGGCGGTGGATCGCGCGCGCCAGGGGCTCGTGCGACTGCTCGCGCGGGCGGGCTACCTGTTCGCCCGGGTGGAGGTGGAGGCGCAGCCGGGCGGCGAGGACCCGTGGGACATGAAGGTGCGCGTGGTGGTGGAGCCGGGTCCGCAGGTGCGCGTGGGCCGCATCATCATGCAGGGCCTGGCGCGCACGGATGAGCGGACGGTCCGCGCGCACCTCGACCTGGAGGTGGGTCGCACGCTCGACCTGGAGAAGCTGGGCGAGGGGCGGCGCCGGCTCGCGCGCCTCAACATCTTCCGGCAGGTGGAGGTGCAGCTCCGGGAGCCGAACCGTCGGGAGGAGATCAAGGACATCCTGGTGACGGTGCAGGAGCGCCCTCGCATCGATGGCGAGGTGTCGGGCGGCTACTTCCTGGTGGATGGTCCACGCGTCACGCTGGATACGGCGTTCCCGAACGTGGACGGCCAGGGCCTCAACCTGCTGGCGCGCGCCAAGGTGAACTACGTGGGCTGGAGCGCGGAGGCGCTCTCCGGCAGGTACTCGCTCGACAGCGGGCAGGACGCCTCGCTTCAGGGCTGGGATGGCTTCGGCGGGCGCGGCAGCGTGTCGCTCACCCAGCCTCGGCTCAACCTGTTCCTGCCGTTCGAGATTGGCGGGCGCGCGGACTTCATCGGTGAGCGCGTCCACCGGCCCTCGTACCTCTCGACGCGGTTCGCGGCGGTGGCGGGCCTGGACTGGGCGGCGGCCCGGTGGCTGAGCCTGTCGCTCCAGTACGAGCTGGAGCACAACCGGCTGAAGTCGCGCGGCGGTGTGCTGCGGGTGCCGAGCCGGGCGGACCAGGAGCGGCTGCGCTTCCCGTACGGCGTCTTCACCCTGCACTCGCTGCGCCCGTCGGCCACGCTCGACTTCCGCGACGACCCGACGAATCCGCGCCGGGGCCTGCTCATCTCCACCAGCGCGGAGCTCACCCGCGACCTGAGCGTGGCGCCCACCGACGCACAGGGCGCCTCCGCGCCGGACTTCCCCATCAACGAGGTGAAGCTGTCCAGCAGCGTGAGCGTGTACGCGCCGCTGGGGCGCCGGGCCAGCATCGCGCTCTCCGCGCGGGCGGGGACCATCATCCAACTGACCGACGGGGCGCAGTCGATCGGCTCCAAGCTCTTCTACCTGGGCGGTTCCTCCAGCCTGCGCGGCTTCCGGGAGGACGGGGTGCTGCCCGAGGACCAGCGCGAGGACGTACGCCAGCAGCTGATCGACTGCCGCGCCATCATCGATCCGTCGGGTTGCCCCGAGGCGCTGGAGGCGGTGCTCTCCGGGCAGGCCCCCATCAGCCAGGGGGGCGAGTTGTTCACCCTCGGCAAGCTGGAGCTGCGCCTGCCGGCCGTGTCCTCGGTGGACCTGGGCCTCTTCTTCGAGGCCGGCAACCTCTGGGTGGACCGGACCAATTTCGATCCGAGCGCGCTGCGGTACACCGCGGGCGTGGGCCTGCGCTACGTCACGCCGGTGGGCCCGCTGGCCTTCGACGTGGGCGTCAACCTCGACCGGGACGAGGCCATCAACGAGCCGACCTCCCAGTTCCACTTCAGCATTGGTGTGTTCTAG
- a CDS encoding PAS domain S-box protein, with protein MTPVERFTAWIVDDSALEAEAVRRALAGSCDAEVFRDGPSVLERISMAPLPDVVVLDWMLPGSSGLEVCRFLRQNWDEAELPILILTARGTKPDVVEGLSAGANDYVAKPYATAELAARVSVLVRLRRTHLRALRAEAEVRQHEQEFRRLAENLPDVVARFDPQHRHLYVSPSITRISALSPERFLGKTNAELGMPAQQVAQWRAAIDAALQGREVSVRFEFPAEDGLRHFHSRVVPERDEQGRVESVLCIARDVTAQVRAEQAMRESEERLRLTIEAGEVGTWDAHLHTQALNFDARAKRFFGLSPDRPMSVEHFFAALHPEDRERIRSDVEVAVKGGFEGVFQPEFRTVGLEDGLERWVAAQGRVIFDVQGKAVRFLGTLRDISNLKRQEEETRRMQEFEQKLVGIVGHDLRNPLGAIQVSAALLERRLSEPALVRKAQVISAAAGRAGNIISDLLDLTKARLGGGIPVHPQSCDLHEVIREVVEEHSAAHPARQIRLGLNDAAQGTWDRERLAQVVANLLSNALNYSPPETSVEVATEKAEEELLVRIHNEGPPIPEALRARLFEPFKRSLEGQVRREGLGLGLYIAERIVTAHGGHIDVASSAQHGTTFSVHLPWRARESLERQ; from the coding sequence ATGACCCCCGTCGAGCGATTTACTGCCTGGATAGTGGATGACAGCGCCCTGGAGGCGGAGGCGGTTCGGCGCGCGCTGGCGGGCTCCTGCGATGCCGAGGTGTTCCGCGACGGCCCCTCCGTCCTCGAGCGCATCTCGATGGCGCCATTGCCCGACGTCGTCGTGCTCGACTGGATGCTTCCTGGCTCCTCGGGACTCGAGGTGTGCCGCTTCCTGCGTCAGAACTGGGACGAGGCGGAGCTGCCCATCCTCATTCTCACCGCGAGGGGGACCAAACCGGATGTCGTCGAGGGGCTGTCCGCCGGAGCCAACGACTACGTAGCCAAGCCCTATGCAACCGCCGAGCTGGCCGCGCGAGTCTCGGTGCTCGTGCGGCTGCGGCGCACCCACCTGCGTGCGCTTCGGGCCGAAGCCGAGGTGCGGCAGCACGAGCAGGAGTTCCGCCGGTTGGCGGAGAACCTGCCGGATGTCGTGGCACGCTTCGATCCGCAGCACCGCCACCTCTACGTGAGCCCGAGCATCACCCGCATCTCGGCCCTTTCTCCCGAGCGCTTTCTTGGCAAGACGAACGCCGAACTCGGCATGCCCGCGCAGCAGGTGGCCCAGTGGCGCGCCGCCATCGATGCCGCGCTGCAGGGGCGCGAGGTGTCGGTGCGCTTCGAGTTTCCCGCCGAGGACGGACTCCGTCACTTCCACTCCCGGGTCGTTCCGGAGCGCGATGAGCAGGGGCGCGTGGAGTCGGTGCTGTGTATCGCGCGAGATGTAACGGCCCAGGTCCGCGCCGAGCAGGCCATGCGCGAGAGCGAGGAGCGGCTGCGGCTGACCATCGAAGCGGGGGAGGTCGGCACGTGGGATGCCCACCTCCATACCCAAGCGCTGAACTTCGATGCTCGCGCCAAGCGGTTCTTCGGGCTCTCCCCGGACCGGCCGATGAGCGTGGAGCACTTCTTCGCGGCGCTGCACCCCGAGGATCGCGAGCGCATCCGCTCCGACGTGGAGGTCGCGGTCAAGGGTGGCTTTGAAGGCGTATTCCAGCCCGAGTTCCGCACGGTGGGCTTGGAGGACGGCCTCGAGCGCTGGGTGGCCGCCCAGGGGCGCGTCATCTTCGACGTTCAGGGCAAGGCCGTGCGGTTCCTCGGGACGTTGAGGGACATCTCCAATCTCAAGCGTCAGGAGGAGGAGACGCGCAGGATGCAGGAGTTCGAGCAGAAGCTGGTGGGCATCGTGGGGCACGACCTGCGCAACCCGCTGGGCGCGATCCAGGTCTCCGCGGCCCTGCTCGAGCGGCGGCTCAGTGAGCCCGCCCTCGTGCGCAAGGCGCAGGTCATCTCCGCCGCGGCTGGCCGGGCGGGTAACATCATCAGCGACCTGCTCGATCTCACGAAGGCGCGGCTCGGCGGAGGAATCCCGGTGCATCCTCAGTCGTGCGATCTCCACGAAGTCATCCGCGAGGTCGTGGAGGAGCACAGCGCCGCGCACCCCGCGCGTCAGATCCGCCTCGGGTTGAACGACGCGGCGCAGGGCACGTGGGACCGGGAGCGCCTCGCGCAAGTGGTGGCAAACCTCTTGAGCAATGCCCTGAACTACAGCCCGCCGGAGACGTCCGTGGAGGTGGCGACGGAGAAGGCCGAGGAGGAACTTCTCGTGCGCATCCACAACGAGGGGCCTCCCATTCCCGAGGCGCTGCGCGCTCGGCTTTTCGAGCCCTTCAAGCGGAGCCTGGAGGGGCAGGTGCGGCGCGAGGGACTGGGGCTGGGCCTCTACATCGCCGAGCGCATCGTGACGGCACATGGGGGACACATCGACGTAGCCTCCTCCGCGCAGCACGGCACCACCTTCAGCGTTCACCTTCCCTGGCGTGCCCGGGAAAGCCTGGAGCGCCAGTGA
- a CDS encoding YaiI/YqxD family protein codes for MKIWVDADACPGPVRDILLRAAERLRVPTVFVANKRLNLPRSEFVSSVQVAGGPDVADAHIAAAAQAGELAMTQDIPLAALLVPKGVVVIDPRGELFSEENIAERLSVRNFMQELRDSGVMTGGPGGFSAQDRQQFAATLDRELTRLLKTRG; via the coding sequence GTGAAGATCTGGGTCGATGCCGATGCGTGTCCGGGACCGGTGCGAGACATCCTCCTGCGCGCCGCCGAGCGCCTGCGGGTCCCCACTGTCTTCGTGGCCAATAAACGCCTCAACCTGCCGCGCTCGGAGTTCGTCTCCTCGGTGCAGGTCGCCGGAGGCCCCGATGTGGCGGACGCGCACATCGCCGCCGCGGCCCAGGCCGGCGAGCTCGCCATGACGCAGGACATCCCCCTGGCCGCGCTGCTCGTCCCCAAGGGCGTGGTGGTGATCGACCCCCGGGGAGAGCTCTTCAGCGAGGAGAACATCGCCGAGCGCCTCTCGGTGCGGAACTTCATGCAGGAGCTGCGTGACAGCGGGGTGATGACAGGAGGGCCCGGGGGATTCTCCGCCCAGGATCGGCAGCAGTTCGCCGCCACCCTGGACCGCGAACTCACGCGGCTGCTCAAGACGCGCGGGTGA
- a CDS encoding lysophospholipid acyltransferase family protein: MFYAFIRGLVSLTLGLFYRVKVNAPASEPEGPVMFVGNHPNGLIDPALLFVITRRHVTFLAKEPLFRLPVIGWILKGLRALPVYRKQDNPTQMTKNEGTLEAARTALVQGRAITIFPEGKSHSEPMLAELKTGAARIALGAAREGAPVRIVPVGFTYSEKHVFHSAVLIDVGPAIEVAPFLKLDAEGGAGEKEAARQLTERIAGALKAVTVNLERWEDLPLIQMAEQLYAFRQGEKTDRERLKHWARGLQLFRTEQPERFEQVRASLMSFQRRLELVHADPKDLTLVYRTGQVTTFVLKNLALLCLGLPLFLLGLVLFGLPYQVPRLLARSAELDTQATVKFLAALLMSLLWWPGLTVAAWLLGGWGWGVAALVGVPPLALFTLYFSERWVVLKRDIGVFFTLGSRARLKALLLQDGERLSTEVERLAGEYRPRMEQA, translated from the coding sequence GTGTTCTACGCGTTCATCCGTGGCCTGGTGTCCCTGACGCTGGGGCTCTTCTACCGAGTGAAGGTGAATGCCCCGGCCTCCGAGCCCGAGGGCCCGGTCATGTTCGTGGGCAACCACCCCAACGGCTTGATCGACCCGGCGCTCTTGTTCGTCATCACCCGCCGCCACGTCACCTTCCTGGCCAAGGAGCCCCTGTTCCGGCTGCCCGTCATCGGGTGGATCCTCAAGGGGCTGCGGGCGCTGCCGGTGTACCGCAAGCAGGACAATCCCACGCAGATGACGAAGAACGAGGGGACGCTGGAGGCGGCGCGCACGGCGTTGGTGCAGGGGCGCGCCATCACCATCTTCCCGGAGGGCAAGAGCCACTCGGAGCCGATGCTCGCGGAGCTGAAGACGGGCGCGGCGCGTATCGCCCTGGGCGCGGCGCGCGAGGGAGCCCCGGTGCGCATCGTCCCGGTGGGGTTCACCTACTCGGAGAAGCACGTCTTCCACAGCGCGGTGCTCATCGATGTGGGGCCCGCCATCGAGGTGGCGCCCTTCCTGAAGCTCGATGCGGAAGGCGGTGCGGGGGAGAAGGAGGCGGCGCGCCAGCTCACCGAGCGCATCGCCGGAGCGCTCAAGGCCGTCACGGTGAACCTGGAGCGGTGGGAGGACCTGCCGCTCATCCAGATGGCCGAGCAGCTCTACGCGTTCCGCCAGGGCGAGAAGACGGACCGGGAGCGCCTCAAGCACTGGGCGCGAGGGCTCCAGCTCTTCCGGACCGAGCAGCCGGAGCGCTTCGAGCAGGTACGCGCGTCCCTGATGTCCTTTCAGCGCCGACTGGAGCTGGTCCACGCGGACCCGAAGGACCTGACGCTCGTATACCGCACCGGGCAGGTGACCACGTTCGTGCTGAAGAACCTGGCGCTGCTGTGCCTGGGGCTGCCGCTGTTCCTGTTGGGGCTGGTGCTCTTCGGCCTGCCGTACCAGGTGCCGCGGCTGCTGGCGCGCAGCGCCGAGCTGGATACCCAGGCCACGGTGAAGTTCCTGGCCGCGCTGCTCATGTCCCTGCTGTGGTGGCCCGGGCTCACGGTGGCCGCGTGGCTGCTGGGCGGCTGGGGGTGGGGCGTGGCGGCGCTGGTGGGCGTGCCGCCGCTGGCGCTCTTCACCCTCTACTTCTCCGAGCGCTGGGTGGTGCTCAAGCGCGACATTGGCGTGTTCTTCACGCTGGGGAGTCGCGCGAGGCTCAAGGCCCTGCTCCTGCAAGATGGGGAGCGGCTGTCCACCGAGGTGGAGCGGCTGGCCGGCGAGTACCGGCCTCGAATGGAGCAGGCCTGA
- a CDS encoding spinster family MFS transporter has protein sequence MNLTPAVSAAEPTTPAVRAGYALFILTLINLVNYLDRYIVAAALPSIQADLNINNTQSGMLGTVFIIVLMLASPLGGYLGDRVPRKMLVAGGVLMWSLATGASGLAASFVALLVARAFIGIGEAGYGAVAPSMISDLYPRSMRTRMLAFFYIAIPVGAAAGYGLGGFLSKTYSWHVAFFAGGAPGLILAIMAFFMPEPQRGAMDGPDAQTKMPFSVGLSGLAGNKAFWATTAGYTLMTFSVGGLAFWMPSYMVKTRGMTESEAGFLFGAVTAVAGLLGTVSGGWLGDKLDRKREGGGLGMSGLGLLLAAPCMFIAVNLESQVATFAVIGVAQFLIFLNSGPINAAIVNCVQPAFRAFAMGLNVLCIHLLGDAISPTLIGKIADVASLTTAIEVNAVPVLLGGVALIIGAKLFREAVPQQR, from the coding sequence ATGAACCTGACTCCCGCCGTGTCCGCCGCCGAGCCCACCACGCCCGCCGTGCGCGCGGGCTACGCGCTCTTCATCCTCACCCTCATCAACCTGGTCAACTACCTCGACCGGTACATCGTCGCGGCCGCGCTGCCCTCCATCCAGGCGGACCTGAACATCAACAACACCCAGTCGGGCATGCTGGGCACCGTCTTCATCATCGTGTTGATGCTGGCCTCGCCCCTCGGCGGCTATCTCGGGGATCGCGTCCCCCGGAAGATGCTGGTGGCGGGCGGCGTGCTCATGTGGAGCCTCGCCACCGGAGCCTCGGGCCTGGCGGCCTCCTTCGTGGCGCTGCTGGTCGCGCGCGCCTTCATCGGCATCGGCGAGGCGGGCTACGGCGCGGTGGCGCCCTCGATGATCTCGGACCTCTACCCCCGCTCCATGCGCACCCGCATGCTGGCGTTCTTCTACATCGCCATCCCCGTGGGCGCGGCGGCGGGCTACGGCCTGGGCGGGTTCCTGAGCAAGACGTACTCCTGGCACGTGGCCTTCTTCGCCGGTGGCGCCCCGGGGCTGATCCTCGCGATCATGGCCTTCTTCATGCCCGAGCCCCAGCGGGGAGCCATGGACGGGCCGGACGCCCAGACGAAGATGCCCTTCTCCGTGGGACTCTCGGGGCTGGCGGGCAACAAGGCATTCTGGGCCACCACGGCGGGCTACACGCTGATGACGTTCTCCGTGGGCGGGCTCGCCTTCTGGATGCCCTCTTACATGGTGAAGACGCGCGGAATGACGGAGTCCGAGGCGGGCTTCCTCTTCGGCGCGGTGACAGCCGTGGCGGGCCTGCTGGGCACGGTGTCGGGCGGGTGGCTCGGCGACAAGCTGGACCGCAAGCGCGAGGGCGGCGGCCTGGGCATGTCCGGACTGGGGCTGCTGCTCGCGGCCCCGTGCATGTTCATCGCCGTGAACCTGGAGTCGCAGGTCGCCACGTTCGCCGTCATCGGCGTGGCGCAGTTCCTCATCTTCCTCAACAGCGGCCCCATCAACGCGGCCATCGTCAACTGCGTGCAGCCCGCCTTCCGTGCCTTCGCCATGGGGCTCAACGTGCTGTGCATCCACCTGCTGGGGGATGCCATCTCCCCCACCCTCATCGGGAAGATCGCCGACGTGGCCAGCCTCACCACCGCCATCGAGGTGAACGCCGTGCCGGTGCTGCTGGGCGGCGTGGCGCTCATCATCGGCGCGAAGCTCTTCCGCGAAGCCGTACCCCAGCAGCGCTGA